From Papaver somniferum cultivar HN1 unplaced genomic scaffold, ASM357369v1 unplaced-scaffold_16, whole genome shotgun sequence, a single genomic window includes:
- the LOC113337378 gene encoding uncharacterized protein LOC113337378, whose product MKDFRNYLETCKLLQASRSGKKRILYDLDKAFYNTKWLELYEAWCYIGGVRCISDHGALLGGVVNLEKPRNITFRYHSVWTTHPDFLKVIAESWIEECSGNHAVIFLNKLKRLKHVLKKWNCEVFGDLRIKLKQDDEEVLSTTLLSNVDPENIELLNNLVTARGKQEIVSKQYNELMRAKSRVKWVKEGGANTAFFHTCTRIRKTQNNIFELENADGTLVIEQNQIFDILVTHYENKFEAGSIEFAENIFEVIPKVLSEEDNFFLDDIPSSVEIKDAVFAMDANGAPGPDGYPGCFYRYAWKLLELN is encoded by the coding sequence atgaaggattttagaaattaTCTAGAAACATGCAAATTATTACAAGCCTCAAGATCTGGTAAGAAGAGAATTCTCTACGATCTTGATAAGGCTTTTTACAATACAAAATGGTTAGAGTTGTATGAAGCTTGGTGTTATATAGGTGGAGTTAGATGTATTTCAGATCATGGTGCATTATTGGGTGGGGTGGTTAACTTAGAGAAACCAAGAAATATTACTTTCAGGTATCATTCAGTTTGGACTACTCATCCTGATTTTCTAAAAGTAATAGCAGAGTCATGGATAGAGGAATGTTCTGGTAATCATGCTGTTATATTTCTCAAtaaattgaaaagattgaaacatGTACTTAAAAAGTGGAACTGTGAGGTGTTTGGTGACTTGAGAATCAAATTGAAGCAAGATGATGAGGAAGTATTGTCTACAACTTTGTTGTCCAATGTAGACCCTGAAAACATCGAATTACTTAATAATCTGGTGACTGCAAgaggaaaacaagaaattgtttcTAAACAATACAATGAGTTGATGAGAGCTAAATCAAGAGTGAAATGGGTTAAGGAAGGTGGTGCTAATACTGCCTTTTTCCACACATGTACGAGAATAAGGAAGACTCAAAATAATATATTTGAGTTGGAAAATGCAGATGGTACTTTAGTAAttgaacaaaaccaaatttttgatatTTTGGTTACACATTATGAAAATAAATTTGAGGCAGGGAGCATAGAgtttgcagagaatatttttgaAGTCATTCCTAAAGTGTTGAGTGAGGAAGATAATTTCTTCTTAGATGATATACCTTCATCAGTTGAAATAAAAGATGCAGTTTTTGCAATGGATGCTAATggtgctcctggtccagatggatatCCTGGATGCTTTTACAGATATGCATGGAAGTTGTTGGAGTTGAATTAG